A region of the Gemmatimonadaceae bacterium genome:
CGTGCTCTCGCTGACGTTCGATTCCCTGCCCGCGCCCGCTGTGGTGCTGGGCGACACGTTGCGCGACACGACCGGGACCGCTGCCCCGATCAGGGCCACGGTCTACAATTTTCAGGGGAATGTGATAGTCAATCCGCCCCTTCGCTTTCAGGCGCTCGATCGCGGAATCCGGATCGACAGCGTCACGGGCTTTGTGACCGGCGACAGTCTTCGCGCAACGCCCGCGCGAGTCGCGGTTACCGTTGACGGCCTGCAGGCCACAAGCCTCCTCGATGTTACACTTCGGCCCGATACGATCATTCCGGTACTGGAGCGCGACAGCCTGCTCTATTCCCTCGTCGACACTACCAAGAACCTCTCCCCCGCCCTTGCCGTGCGGGCATACCATTCGCTGACGAGTCTCGACAGTGCGGTGAAGTCATACATAGTGAGCTTCGCCATCTCATCGCCGGCGGATCCTCTGCTGGCGATGCTTGTCAACGAGGCGGGCAAGGAGTCAGGCGTGGACACCACTGACGCGAATGGCGAGGCAGCGCGTAGAATCAGGCTCACACCCGCCCGGCTTACTGCGCTCACCGACTCCGTTATCGTGCTTGCAACCGTGAAGTATCGAGGCGCCCACGTGCGGGGGAGTCCGGCGCGGATCGTACTGAAGGTCCAACCGGCCGCGCCGTGACGTTGCCAGCGGAGGTGAAGGTTTCGTGAGCATCAACGGGGGGCCGGCACCGGAGCCTGGAACTCTCAACCGCGTCTTTTTCGACGCGGTGGAGCGCCACGACAAGCCCGATGCGTTGCAGTTCAAGTCGGGGGAATCGTACAAGCCGATCTCGCACCGTCTGGTGCTCGAGCGCGTGCGTCGTGTTGCGCGGGGTCTGCGCCTCGCGGGTGTGGAGCGCGGGGACCGCGTAGCGATTCTCTCGGAGAATCGGCCGGAATGGGCAATCGCGGACTATGCCTGCCTCACAGCCGGTCTCACCGACGTGCCGCTCTATCCGACGCTTCCGGCTGACCAGATCTCGTACATCCTCAAGGACTCCGGAGCCGTGGCGATCTTTGTCTCGAACGAAGAGCAGGCGGCGAAGATCGCCTCGATTCGCACCGAGGTGCCGACGCTGCGTATGATCATCACCTTCGAGGATTCCACGGCCGCCCCCGGTGCAATCAGAATGGACGCTCTCGAGGCGTCCGGGGCACAGGGCGAAACTGCTGAGACGATCGCCGCCTACCGGAGAGAGGCGGACGAGGTCGAGCCCGACGATCTTGCGACGCTCATCTACACCTCCGGGACAACGGGACCTCCCAAGGGAGTGATGCTCACACACGACAACATCCACTCGAATGTCGCGGGAACCCGCGAGAAGATTCCGTTGAGCGGGACCGATGTATCGCTGAGCTTTCTTCCACTGTCGCACATTTTCCAGCGCATGGGCGACTACATGATGTTTCACACTGGAACATCCATCGCTTACGCGGAGAACATCGAACGGGTTCCGGTTAACATGCAGGAAGTCCGGCCGACGATCGTGCTGTCTGTGCCGAGGCTGTACGAGAAGATTTACGCGCGTGTGCTGCAGAATGCGGTGTCGAGCGGCGGTCTCAAGCGGAAGATCTTCTTCTGGGCCCGCGGCGTGGCGGACCGGTGGGCGGGCGTAGTGCTCGCCGGCGGGCAGCCGGGCTGGGGGCTGTCGAAGCAGTATGCGCTGGCAGAGAAACTCGTATTCTCCAAGATCAAGGAGCGGACCGGCGGGCGAATGAGATACTTCGTCTCCGGCGGCGCCCCTCTCGCGCCCGAGATCAACAAGTTCTTCTACTCTGTGGGCCTGACGATACTCGAGGGCTACGGGCTTACCGAGACTTCCCCCGTAATCACAGTCAACACACCCAATGCATTTCGAATCGGCACGGTGGGGCCGCCGATTGCCGGAGTAGCGGTAGAGATCGCGGCGGATGGTGAGATTCTGACGCGCGGTCCCGGGGTGATGAAGGGCTATTACAACAATCCAGTCGCGACGGCGGAAGCCATCGATTCAGCCGGCTGGTTCCACACGGGAGACATCGGCGAGATACGCGACGGATTTCTGGCGATCACGGACCGGAAGAAGGACATCATCGTGACGGCCGGCGGGAAGAACATCGCGCCGCAGCCGATCGAGAACCGCGTAAAGTCCAACAAGTTCGTGACGCAGGCGGTGATGATAGGCGACAAGAGGAAGTTTGCGTCGATTCTCGTGGTTCCGAACTTCGAGCAGCTCGAGGACTGGGCGAAGCGTCGAAATATCTCATGGACGGACCGTGCTCAGCTGATCGCGCTGCCGGACGTGCAGAAAAAGATGGAAGAGGAAGTGATGTCGCAGCTCGAGGGGCTGGCGCACTTCGAGACGCCGAAGAAGGTAGGGCTTCTCGAGAATGACTTCTCTCTCGAGCGAGGTGAGCTGACGCCAACTCAGAAGGTGAAGCGACGCGTCGTGGATCAGCACTACAAGCAGCTGATCGACTCCATGTACGCCGAAGCGGAAACGGCGGCGCGATAACGCTCGTCAGTCACGGAGCTCGCGCTGGTAGTTAGCGCGAAATCTGCCTGGCGTCTCCCCTGCCTGCTGCTGCGCCCATCGATCACCGCCGCAGCGACACCAGCTCTCCGACATACTCAGCTACGACCTGATCCCTGTCGCGAGCCAGCTCGTGAAAGGCGTCCGACAGCCTGGCCTGGCCGCGCACGAGCAAGCGCCCGCGCGGGCGGAGCAGTCGCGCCGCCTCGCTAAGCAGCGCTGGTGTCGCGTGCGCTGCGTCGAACGCAATTCCGTCGAGCGAATGCGCCGCGATAGGGATAGGCAAGCGCGCGTGAACCTCGGCGATAGCGTCGGAGTCGCTCAACCGCGAAGGCGAGTTGAGCGCGATAATGCGCGCGCCGGTCAGCTCCGACACCGCCTGCGCGTCGCGCGCCCATTCTCCGGCGAGCAGCGCTAGCATCCCCGGCCCCGCCAGGTTGAGCAAAGCCGCGATCTCAGTGCCGTCCGTTTCAGCGTCGCCAACTGGTGAACGGTGTAATGAGCCATGGTCCTCATCAAACACAGCGACTCCGTCCCGAATGAAGTATTCCGCGCCGCACACTGGGCATCCGAGCTTTCCCTCGACGACCATCCTGCCGTCCATCCGGTAGAAAGCGGCAACGAGCCAGCTGTCCTCGTGCGCGTTCGGGCAGCGCAGTAAATCAATGAACTCGATGTGCATCGAGCGATGCGCGGAAGTGTGGCGTTACGCGCGAGAGATGCGGAGCTCGTCCACGTTCATCGGCTCCGGCTGCGTCAACGCGAACATTACCGCGCGGGCGACGTCGCCAGGGCTAAGCATCTCGCTCCGCGACGGGAACTCCGAATCGGCGCTCTCAGTGTCCAAATGGTCCCACAGCGCCGTATCGACTGACGACGGCGATATCAGAGACGCTCGCACGCCGGTTCCGCGAAGGTCGGTGCGAAGCACGTAATGCATCGCCCTGATGCCGAACTTGCCCGCCGAATACGCGGCATTTCCAGGAAAAATCATCCTGTCACCAATTGATCCGAGAGTCACGACGTGACCGCTTCCCCGCTGTCGCATCTCTGCGAGAAACTCGTGCATCACGAGAAACGGCCCTATCACGTTTGTCGTTATCGAGGCGATGAAGTCCTCGGGCTTCATTGCGTCAATCGCACCAACGCGAAACAGGCCAGCGTTGTTCACGATGATGTCCGGGGCTCCACCGAATTCCTTTCGCAGGCGCGCCCCTGCCGCGGCGACCGATTGTCGATCCGTGATGTCGCACTCGACAGCAATTGCCGACTCTCCGAGCGATTTGGCCACCTGGTCGAGCGCCGCTCTGTCTCGAGCGGCAAGTGCTACGCGGGCGCCGGCCTTTGTCAGCTGGCGGGCGATCTCGGCCCCGATCCCCCGCGAAGCGCCGGTGACAATCGCTGTGCGTCCGGCGAGCGCGGCCATCGGCGCTAGCCTGCGTGCGCGAGGCGCAGGAACTCGTCGCGCGTCTTGGGATCGTCGCGAAACACGCCGCGGAGGGCCGACGTTATCGTCTTCGAGTTCTGCTTCTGAACGCCCCGCATCATCATGCAGAGGTGATACGCCTCGATCACAACGCCCACCCCGAGCGGATCGAGAATCTCGCAGATCGCCTCGGCGATCTGGTCGGTCAGCCGCTCCTGCACCTGCAGACGCTGAGAAAAGACATCCACGATTCGCGGCAGCTTCGAGAGACCGACGATTCGTCCGTTGGGGATGTATGCGACGTGCGCCTTTCCGTAGAACGGAAGCATGTGGTGCTCGCAGAGCGAATACAGCTCGATGTCGCGCACCATCACCATGTTTTCGTGCGTCTCCTCGAACAGCGCGTCGCCGATCACTTTCCGCACATCCTGCTCGTAGCCCCGGGTGAGCCAGGCGAGCGAGAGCGCTACGCGCTCGGGAGTCTTGAGAAGTCCATGCCGCTCGGGGTCCTCGCCCAGCAGCTCGAGCTGCCGGTACACGAGCTGCGCCATCTCCTCAGCGCTTTCCGGGGCGTCGATTGCTTCGAGTCCTTCTGTCGCCTTGAGGTGATCAAGATCCACTATACTCGACATAGTTATTCTCTGTTTCCCAAAGGACGAGCCGCACGAGCTGCGCTGGAGCGATGGCCGGCTCGAGAATCTTCCAGAACGCGACGATGATGTTCTCCGACGTCGGGATCCGATCGCGCATGAACGGGACGTCGAGGTTGAAATTGCGATGGTCGACTGCGTTCACGACCTCGCGCTCGACGAGCGTCTTCAGCTTGGCCAGGTCCATTACATAACCCGTGCGCTCATCGATCGGTCCTTCGACCGAAACGTCGAGAGTGTAATTGTGACCATGCCAGTTCGGGTTGTTGCACTTCCCGAAGATCGCTTCATTCTCCGCGTCGCTGAGCGCCGGGTTGAATACGCGGTGAGCGGCGTTGAAGCGCAGGCGGCGGGTTACCGTTACGCGAGCCATGTGTCCTGGTGTGCGGGGCAAAAACTCCGCCGTCACGTATCAGCGGCGGCGGAGCTTAAGGTTGGGAGCGAGGAGGTTTTTTGAAGCCCTGTCGAATTTTTGAGGTCCTCACCCGGGCCTTCGTCTTCCCCTTGTCGGGGGCGTGACGTCAGCCCGATTTATCGAACCCACCCGATGGACTTATCGGCTCAAAAAGTGAGCTCCCCGTCCCGCGAAGGTGTGACTTCGCACCTTCGTTAGAGCTATAATTTACGGGCGCCGCAATTCACCGTCAACGAAATCGTCAAATGGACCTGCTGTTGATCGGGTCGGTCGTAATGCTCATCGTGTGGGCGGCCGTCACGTTCACGACTGAGGCACCCGGTTACGTCCACCTGCTCCTGACGCTCGGAGTATTCATCCTCATCTGGCGAATCACAGTGCGCTCGTCGCGCGGTACTCGCCCGCCACCGCGACCTTAACGCCCAGGCGTGGCGATACGTGATCGACGATTCGGGGAGTTCCTTTCTGAGCGATTCTCCCGCTCCCGACGCGGACGCCGAGTGGGGCACAGCGGTCGCCGAGCAGCCGCAACCCGACCAGATCTCGAAAGACCTGCGCGTGGTTGTGACCGGCGCGGCAGGCCTGGTCGGCACTCACCTCTGCAGACAGCTCGTAAAAGCGGGATGGAAGGTGCGCGGCATCGTTCGCGATACCGCAAAAGCTGCGGCGCGGATCGGTGACCTGCGGCTGGAAATTCTAGAAGCGGACATTCGTGATGCGGCCGCGATGCGGTCAGCGCTGGCGGAAGCAGGAGCGCTCGTGCATCTGGCGGCAATCGCAATCGAAAAGCCGGGTGAGAGCTACGAGGCGACGAACACTGATGCGACCAGCGTGCTCCTCGACGCAGCCCAGGCCGCCGGGGTGCGCAGAGTCGTCTACATGTCGCAGAACGGGGCCAGCAGCTCCTCCCGATACGCGTTTCTGAGAAGTAAAGGCGCCGCCGAAGACAGGGTCACGACGAGCGCGTTTCAGTGGACTGTGCTCAAGCCATCCGTGATCTTCGGCCCGGAAGACGAGTTTGTGAACGTCCTCGCGCGAATGGTGCGGCTATCGCCGGTAGTCTTTCCACTTCCCGGCGGCGGCGTCGCACGCTTTCAGCCGATTGCAGTCGACGATGTCGGACGAGCGGTTCTAAAGTGTCTCGACGACAGCGCGACTGTTCGCGGGACCTACACGATAGGCGGATCGACCCCGCTCACACTCAAGGAGATGACCGAGCGCATTCTCGTCGCGATGAACACCTCGCGGATCCTGGTGAACATGCCCATAAGTGCGCTGCGTCCAGTCGTCGCGGTTGCGGAGAAGGTGCTGCCGCGGCCGCCGGTGACAACTGGTTTGC
Encoded here:
- a CDS encoding NAD-dependent epimerase/dehydratase family protein; this encodes MIDDSGSSFLSDSPAPDADAEWGTAVAEQPQPDQISKDLRVVVTGAAGLVGTHLCRQLVKAGWKVRGIVRDTAKAAARIGDLRLEILEADIRDAAAMRSALAEAGALVHLAAIAIEKPGESYEATNTDATSVLLDAAQAAGVRRVVYMSQNGASSSSRYAFLRSKGAAEDRVTTSAFQWTVLKPSVIFGPEDEFVNVLARMVRLSPVVFPLPGGGVARFQPIAVDDVGRAVLKCLDDSATVRGTYTIGGSTPLTLKEMTERILVAMNTSRILVNMPISALRPVVAVAEKVLPRPPVTTGLLALLEMDNVVPENDLTTKLGIDPIPFAPEELLYLRQITFSSALRSLFGR
- a CDS encoding 6-carboxytetrahydropterin synthase, whose translation is MARVTVTRRLRFNAAHRVFNPALSDAENEAIFGKCNNPNWHGHNYTLDVSVEGPIDERTGYVMDLAKLKTLVEREVVNAVDHRNFNLDVPFMRDRIPTSENIIVAFWKILEPAIAPAQLVRLVLWETENNYVEYSGS
- a CDS encoding SDR family oxidoreductase — protein: MAALAGRTAIVTGASRGIGAEIARQLTKAGARVALAARDRAALDQVAKSLGESAIAVECDITDRQSVAAAGARLRKEFGGAPDIIVNNAGLFRVGAIDAMKPEDFIASITTNVIGPFLVMHEFLAEMRQRGSGHVVTLGSIGDRMIFPGNAAYSAGKFGIRAMHYVLRTDLRGTGVRASLISPSSVDTALWDHLDTESADSEFPSRSEMLSPGDVARAVMFALTQPEPMNVDELRISRA
- the folE gene encoding GTP cyclohydrolase I FolE; the encoded protein is MAQLVYRQLELLGEDPERHGLLKTPERVALSLAWLTRGYEQDVRKVIGDALFEETHENMVMVRDIELYSLCEHHMLPFYGKAHVAYIPNGRIVGLSKLPRIVDVFSQRLQVQERLTDQIAEAICEILDPLGVGVVIEAYHLCMMMRGVQKQNSKTITSALRGVFRDDPKTRDEFLRLAHAG
- a CDS encoding long-chain fatty acid--CoA ligase; this translates as MSINGGPAPEPGTLNRVFFDAVERHDKPDALQFKSGESYKPISHRLVLERVRRVARGLRLAGVERGDRVAILSENRPEWAIADYACLTAGLTDVPLYPTLPADQISYILKDSGAVAIFVSNEEQAAKIASIRTEVPTLRMIITFEDSTAAPGAIRMDALEASGAQGETAETIAAYRREADEVEPDDLATLIYTSGTTGPPKGVMLTHDNIHSNVAGTREKIPLSGTDVSLSFLPLSHIFQRMGDYMMFHTGTSIAYAENIERVPVNMQEVRPTIVLSVPRLYEKIYARVLQNAVSSGGLKRKIFFWARGVADRWAGVVLAGGQPGWGLSKQYALAEKLVFSKIKERTGGRMRYFVSGGAPLAPEINKFFYSVGLTILEGYGLTETSPVITVNTPNAFRIGTVGPPIAGVAVEIAADGEILTRGPGVMKGYYNNPVATAEAIDSAGWFHTGDIGEIRDGFLAITDRKKDIIVTAGGKNIAPQPIENRVKSNKFVTQAVMIGDKRKFASILVVPNFEQLEDWAKRRNISWTDRAQLIALPDVQKKMEEEVMSQLEGLAHFETPKKVGLLENDFSLERGELTPTQKVKRRVVDQHYKQLIDSMYAEAETAAR